A window of the Gemmatirosa kalamazoonensis genome harbors these coding sequences:
- a CDS encoding sensor histidine kinase has product MSPGADAPKPRPYWLLIAAACVVPAVLDALQTWAKQRFDARPGVDWGDVVFQGAEWLFLGALTPITYVLARRFPLRRDRIGRAVAAHAAGAAALCVGWASLGVLLGAAIHHYPADPRDMRGAYASWVLTSVPWSVFMYFTVLGCVYAFTYFVEAREREAQRARLAQQLAEARLGALRMQLNPHFLFNSLNAIQVLVRDHDTQAASRMLELLGGVLRQVLHGEPRQQVPLDEELRFLQRYLAIEQVRFSDRLRVQWAVDDAARDALVPEFVLQPLVENAVRHGVAGRADAGTIEISAHVEGDTLLLGVRDDGPGYDAATAGAGVGLANVRARLETMFGDAARLEIGRAASGGTLATIRLPLARSQA; this is encoded by the coding sequence GTGAGCCCAGGGGCCGATGCGCCGAAGCCGCGCCCGTACTGGCTGCTCATCGCGGCCGCGTGCGTCGTGCCCGCGGTGCTCGACGCGCTCCAGACGTGGGCCAAGCAGCGCTTCGACGCGCGCCCCGGCGTCGATTGGGGCGACGTCGTGTTCCAGGGCGCGGAGTGGCTGTTCCTCGGCGCGCTCACGCCGATCACGTACGTGCTCGCGCGCCGCTTCCCGCTGCGCCGCGACCGGATCGGACGCGCCGTCGCCGCGCACGCCGCCGGAGCGGCCGCGCTCTGCGTGGGCTGGGCGTCGTTAGGCGTGCTGCTCGGCGCGGCGATCCATCACTACCCGGCGGACCCGCGGGACATGCGCGGCGCGTACGCGAGCTGGGTGCTCACGAGCGTGCCGTGGTCGGTGTTCATGTACTTCACGGTGCTCGGCTGCGTCTACGCGTTCACGTATTTCGTGGAGGCGCGCGAGCGCGAGGCGCAGCGCGCGCGGCTCGCCCAGCAGCTCGCCGAGGCGCGGCTCGGCGCGCTGCGCATGCAGCTCAACCCGCACTTCCTGTTCAACAGCCTGAACGCGATCCAGGTGCTCGTGCGCGACCACGACACCCAGGCCGCGTCGCGCATGCTCGAGCTGCTCGGCGGCGTGCTGCGCCAGGTGCTGCACGGCGAGCCACGCCAGCAGGTGCCGCTCGACGAGGAGCTGCGCTTCCTCCAGCGCTATCTCGCGATCGAGCAGGTGCGCTTCTCCGATCGGCTGCGGGTGCAGTGGGCCGTCGACGACGCGGCGCGCGACGCGCTCGTGCCCGAGTTCGTGCTGCAGCCGCTCGTCGAGAACGCCGTGCGACACGGCGTGGCCGGGCGCGCCGACGCGGGCACCATCGAGATCTCCGCGCACGTCGAGGGCGACACGCTGCTGCTGGGCGTCCGCGACGACGGGCCGGGCTACGACGCCGCGACCGCCGGCGCCGGCGTCGGTCTCGCGAACGTGCGCGCGCGGCTGGAGACGATGTTCGGCGACGCGGCGCGGTTGGAGATCGGGCGTGCGGCGAGCGGCGGCACGCTGGCGACGATTCGCCTGCCGCTCGCGAGGTCGCAGGCATGA
- a CDS encoding LytR/AlgR family response regulator transcription factor, protein MIRTVIADDEPLARRGVRQLLAPHRDVTVVAEARNGEEALRVLRACRPDLVFLDVQMPELDGFGVLRELGPGFVPAVVFLTAYDTFAVRAFDARALDYLVKPVEEARFLDAMERARERLRGAAPTPRRLLVPVAGGELLLDLDEIDWIEADDYYAAVHARGRRHLLRESLASLAERLDASRFVRAHRSAIVNIDRVRELRAESSGETVLVLRDGTRVPVSRRRREVVVDAIRRSSG, encoded by the coding sequence GTGATCCGCACGGTCATCGCCGACGACGAGCCGCTCGCGCGCCGCGGCGTGCGCCAGCTCCTCGCGCCGCACCGCGACGTGACGGTGGTGGCCGAAGCGCGCAACGGCGAGGAGGCCCTGCGCGTGCTGCGCGCGTGCCGCCCCGACCTCGTGTTCCTCGACGTGCAGATGCCGGAGCTCGACGGCTTCGGCGTGCTGCGCGAGCTCGGTCCGGGCTTCGTGCCGGCGGTCGTGTTCCTCACCGCGTACGACACGTTCGCCGTGCGCGCGTTCGACGCCCGCGCGCTCGACTATCTCGTGAAGCCCGTGGAGGAGGCGCGGTTCCTCGACGCGATGGAGCGCGCACGCGAGCGGCTGCGCGGTGCGGCGCCCACGCCGCGGCGGCTGCTCGTCCCCGTCGCCGGCGGCGAGCTGCTGCTCGATCTCGACGAGATCGACTGGATCGAGGCCGACGACTACTACGCCGCGGTGCACGCGCGCGGCCGCCGTCACCTGCTGCGCGAGTCGCTCGCCTCGCTCGCCGAGCGGCTCGACGCGTCGCGCTTCGTCCGCGCGCACCGCTCGGCCATCGTCAACATCGACCGCGTGCGTGAGCTGCGCGCCGAGTCGTCGGGCGAGACGGTGCTCGTGCTGCGCGACGGCACGCGCGTGCCGGTGAGCCGCCGGCGGCGCGAGGTCGTGGTCGACGCGATCCGACGATCGTCGGGCTGA
- a CDS encoding DUF1624 domain-containing protein encodes MATALGSRPATYDPHVEPVPAATRRERVMSIDVVRGVAMILMAIDHVRVYSGLPAGGPTPGIFFTRWITHFVAPAFVFLAGTSAYLHGEKLASKGALSRFLLTRGAWLVLLELTVIRLAWTFNADWSHYMLAGVIWMLGWCMILMAACVHLPLRANAAIGVGIIALHNLLGPAIGRVSGPLAPIVYEGGPVRGTPLLVLFVIVPWIGVMMAGYAFGAVTRLPSERRRAICLRLGLALTAAFLALRALDVYGDPRPWHGSRMPAALAFLATSKYPASLLFLLMTLGPILVGVGLAERARGRVADVVATFGRVPLFYYLLHIPLIHVAACIVSLVREGRVDPWLFTNHPMAPGQQPAGYTWPLPLLYLVFALCVTALYFPCRWFARVRAERRSPWLSYL; translated from the coding sequence ATGGCGACCGCACTCGGATCCCGTCCGGCGACCTACGACCCGCACGTCGAGCCCGTCCCCGCCGCGACGCGGCGCGAGCGCGTCATGTCGATCGACGTCGTGCGCGGCGTGGCCATGATCCTCATGGCGATCGACCACGTGCGCGTCTACTCCGGCCTCCCCGCGGGCGGGCCCACACCGGGGATCTTCTTCACGCGCTGGATCACGCACTTCGTCGCGCCGGCGTTCGTGTTCCTCGCCGGCACGTCGGCGTACCTGCACGGCGAGAAGCTCGCGAGCAAGGGCGCGCTGTCGCGCTTCCTGCTCACGCGCGGCGCGTGGCTCGTGCTCCTCGAGCTCACCGTCATCCGCCTCGCGTGGACGTTCAACGCCGACTGGTCGCACTACATGCTGGCCGGCGTGATCTGGATGCTCGGCTGGTGCATGATCCTCATGGCGGCGTGCGTGCACCTGCCGCTGCGCGCGAACGCGGCGATCGGCGTCGGCATCATCGCGCTGCACAACCTCCTCGGCCCGGCGATCGGACGGGTATCCGGCCCGCTCGCGCCGATCGTGTACGAGGGCGGCCCGGTGCGGGGAACCCCGCTGCTCGTGCTGTTCGTCATCGTGCCCTGGATCGGCGTCATGATGGCGGGCTACGCGTTCGGCGCGGTGACGCGGCTGCCGTCGGAGCGGCGCCGCGCGATCTGTCTCCGACTCGGCCTCGCGCTCACGGCGGCGTTCCTGGCGCTGCGCGCGCTCGACGTCTACGGCGACCCGCGGCCGTGGCACGGCAGCCGCATGCCGGCGGCGCTCGCGTTCCTCGCCACCAGCAAGTATCCCGCGTCGCTGCTCTTCCTGCTCATGACGTTGGGCCCGATCCTCGTCGGCGTCGGCCTCGCCGAGCGCGCGCGCGGACGCGTCGCCGACGTCGTCGCGACGTTCGGTCGTGTGCCGCTGTTCTACTACCTGCTGCACATCCCGCTCATCCACGTCGCCGCGTGCATTGTGTCGCTCGTCCGCGAGGGGCGCGTCGACCCGTGGCTCTTCACGAACCATCCCATGGCGCCCGGCCAGCAGCCGGCCGGCTACACGTGGCCGCTGCCACTGCTCTATCTCGTGTTCGCGCTCTGCGTGACGGCGCTGTACTTCCCGTGTCGCTGGTTCGCTCGCGTGCGCGCGGAGCGGCGGTCGCCGTGGCTCAGCTACCTGTGA
- a CDS encoding serine hydrolase domain-containing protein, whose protein sequence is MRHRLVLALLLPAAVAAQPVDARVDSIFAFATPSTPGCAVAAARSGEVLFARGYGTADLEHDVPITRSTPFYLASVSKQFTAAAIDLLVLDGKLSLDDDVRKYVPELPSYGAPITLRHLMTHTSGLRDYLALFSLRGLDDHPITIAEFLETVAKQRALNFPTGEQYSYSNTGYVLLSIVVQRVSGKSLRDFARERIFGPLGMTSTQFRDRHDQLVKDRALAYARAAGGGYRLAVPYFDVVGDGGLFSTVEDLARWEGNFWDPRVGGAEWLTLEAMRGRLRDGTTIAYGAGLQHGVYRGEPIVEHGGSLGGYNTHLLRMPARRFSVAVLCNDNAKSASVLARQVADVFLPDLVAADRPAVAAAPTVVAPASAESVDRYAGAFFNDRTMTVRSISARGGKLYYLRGPTDSVELAPLGAGRFQLTGTPSAVALSRAADTLRLEIPGAPPSAYGRVAPVRTRDWRKYTGTYASDELGVTWRVDPPGGADSAIVLRSALGDSARAVPAFDDAFRAGGLFLRFARDRHGRVTDMLVSAGERARNVRFVRR, encoded by the coding sequence ATGCGCCACCGCCTCGTCCTCGCCCTGCTGTTGCCGGCCGCCGTCGCCGCGCAGCCCGTCGACGCGCGCGTCGACTCCATCTTCGCGTTCGCCACGCCGTCGACCCCCGGCTGCGCCGTCGCCGCGGCGCGCAGCGGCGAGGTGCTGTTCGCGCGCGGCTACGGCACCGCGGACCTCGAGCACGACGTGCCGATCACGCGATCGACGCCGTTCTATCTCGCGTCGGTGTCGAAGCAGTTCACCGCGGCGGCGATCGACCTGCTCGTGCTCGACGGCAAGCTGTCGCTCGACGACGACGTCAGGAAGTATGTCCCCGAGCTGCCGAGCTACGGCGCGCCGATCACGCTCCGCCATCTCATGACGCACACCAGCGGGCTGCGCGACTACCTCGCGCTGTTCTCGCTGCGCGGCCTCGACGACCACCCGATCACGATCGCCGAGTTCCTGGAGACCGTCGCGAAGCAGCGCGCGCTGAACTTCCCCACCGGCGAGCAGTACTCGTACAGCAACACCGGCTACGTCCTGCTGTCGATCGTCGTCCAGCGCGTGTCGGGGAAGTCGCTGCGCGATTTCGCGCGCGAGCGCATCTTCGGGCCGTTAGGCATGACGTCCACGCAGTTCCGCGACCGGCACGATCAGCTCGTGAAGGACCGCGCGCTCGCCTACGCGCGTGCGGCGGGCGGCGGCTACCGGCTCGCCGTGCCGTACTTCGACGTCGTCGGCGACGGCGGCCTATTCTCCACGGTCGAGGACCTGGCGCGGTGGGAGGGGAACTTCTGGGACCCGCGCGTGGGCGGCGCCGAGTGGCTCACGCTCGAGGCGATGCGCGGCCGGCTGCGCGACGGCACCACCATCGCGTACGGCGCGGGGCTGCAGCACGGCGTCTATCGCGGCGAGCCGATCGTGGAGCACGGCGGCTCGTTGGGCGGCTACAACACGCACCTGCTGCGCATGCCGGCGCGACGGTTCTCCGTCGCCGTGCTGTGCAACGACAACGCGAAGTCGGCCAGCGTGCTCGCGCGTCAGGTCGCCGACGTGTTCCTCCCCGACCTCGTCGCCGCCGACCGGCCCGCCGTCGCGGCGGCTCCCACCGTCGTCGCCCCGGCGAGCGCGGAGTCGGTCGATCGCTACGCGGGCGCGTTCTTCAACGACCGCACGATGACCGTCAGATCGATCTCGGCGCGCGGCGGAAAGTTGTACTACCTGCGCGGGCCCACCGACTCGGTGGAGCTGGCGCCGCTGGGCGCCGGCCGGTTCCAGCTCACCGGCACGCCGTCGGCCGTGGCGCTCTCGCGCGCCGCCGACACGCTGCGCCTGGAGATTCCCGGCGCGCCGCCGAGCGCGTACGGCCGCGTCGCCCCCGTGCGCACGCGCGACTGGCGCAAGTACACCGGCACGTACGCGAGCGACGAGCTGGGCGTCACCTGGCGCGTCGACCCCCCGGGCGGCGCCGACTCCGCGATCGTGCTGCGCTCCGCCCTCGGCGACTCCGCCCGCGCGGTCCCCGCGTTCGACGACGCGTTCCGCGCGGGCGGGCTGTTCCTCCGCTTCGCCCGCGACCGGCATGGCCGGGTCACGGACATGCTCGTGAGCGCGGGCGAGCGCGCGCGGAACGTGCGCTTCGTCAGACGTTAG
- a CDS encoding ADOP family duplicated permease: MREWLTRGRDWLRRDALDAELDEELAFHRAQLERDARAAGASADEAAWAARRALGSTLRAKAAARERWSLPALDRVLHDVRYALRGLARSPGFTLAVVVTLGLGLGANVAMFGVVDRLLFRPPPLLRDPATAHRVYVYVTRRGEETPGGGSQYARYRDVATYTHSFASVAGYALREMPIGTGDATRQMQVGVVSPSFFGFFDAAPTLGRYYTEAEDRPPSGAPVVVLSYAFWQTRYGGRRDVLGTTLPIGSTTYTVIGVAPRGFVGLWPDQPPAAFVPLAAYAASEGPRLTASWWTSYGWGWMSTLARRKQGVSTAAANADLTSALRRSFEAAREQQPGSPPLSELRPRGEVGSILFSRGPNASPESKVATWVAGVSGVVLLIACANVANLLLARALRRRREIALRLALGVTRRRLLAQLWTESMLLAVLGGAVGLAVAHWGGAVLRALLLEKSEAPAGMHDPRTVWFAAGAALATGALMGLAPMVQAGRVRLTSDIRAGARGGIARRESRLRSVLLVVQGALCVSLLVGAGLFVRSLRHVQQVRLGYDVDPVLLVDLSMRGLKLDSARMVALRGRLLDAAKATPGVQSASLRISVPFWDYRNQSLYVEGIDSVARLGQFYYNAVGPEHFATVGTRVIRGRAIEPGDRDGAPRVMVVSESMARVLWPGKDPLGRCVRLRADTAPCTQVVGVAENIKADELGAEPDFHYYYVPAAQFAPQTGGLFVRVRADAARMRETLRARLQREMPGASYVTVTPFSDAVGERKQSWRLGATMFVAFGALALVIAAVGLYSVIAYDVAQRAHELSVRVALGARARDVVRLVVARGVYFALAGIALGAGAALLAARRLQPLLFEQSATDPSVYLAVGAALLLVAVAASASPALRASRADPNAALRTE; this comes from the coding sequence ATGCGCGAATGGCTGACGCGGGGCCGCGACTGGCTGCGGCGCGACGCGCTGGACGCGGAGCTCGACGAGGAGCTGGCGTTTCACCGCGCGCAGCTCGAGCGCGATGCGCGCGCCGCGGGGGCGAGCGCGGACGAGGCGGCGTGGGCCGCGCGCCGAGCGTTGGGCAGCACGCTGCGCGCGAAGGCCGCGGCGCGCGAGCGGTGGTCGCTTCCCGCGCTCGACCGCGTGCTGCACGATGTCCGCTACGCGCTGCGCGGGCTCGCGCGCTCGCCCGGCTTCACGCTCGCCGTGGTCGTCACGCTCGGCCTCGGCCTCGGCGCGAACGTCGCCATGTTCGGCGTGGTCGACCGGCTGCTCTTCCGGCCGCCCCCACTGCTGCGCGACCCGGCGACCGCGCACCGCGTCTACGTCTACGTCACACGGCGCGGCGAGGAGACACCAGGCGGCGGCTCGCAGTACGCGCGCTACCGCGACGTCGCGACGTACACGCACTCGTTCGCCAGCGTGGCCGGCTACGCGCTGCGCGAGATGCCGATCGGCACCGGCGACGCGACGCGCCAAATGCAGGTGGGTGTGGTGAGTCCGAGCTTCTTCGGCTTCTTCGATGCGGCGCCGACGTTGGGGCGCTACTACACGGAGGCCGAGGACCGCCCGCCTTCCGGCGCGCCGGTGGTCGTGCTGAGCTACGCGTTCTGGCAGACACGCTACGGCGGCCGCCGCGACGTGTTGGGCACCACGCTGCCGATCGGATCGACGACCTACACGGTGATCGGCGTCGCGCCGCGTGGCTTCGTGGGACTGTGGCCCGACCAGCCGCCGGCCGCGTTCGTGCCGCTCGCCGCGTACGCCGCCTCCGAGGGGCCGCGGCTGACGGCGAGCTGGTGGACTTCCTACGGCTGGGGGTGGATGTCGACGCTGGCGCGGCGCAAGCAAGGCGTGTCGACGGCCGCGGCGAACGCGGACCTCACCAGCGCGCTGCGACGCAGCTTCGAGGCGGCCCGCGAGCAACAGCCGGGGTCACCGCCGCTGAGCGAGCTGCGCCCGCGCGGCGAGGTGGGATCGATCCTGTTCTCGCGCGGGCCCAACGCGTCGCCCGAGTCGAAGGTGGCGACGTGGGTGGCGGGGGTGTCGGGCGTCGTGCTGCTCATCGCGTGCGCGAACGTCGCGAACCTGCTGCTGGCCCGCGCGCTGCGCCGCCGCCGCGAGATCGCGCTGCGGCTCGCGCTCGGCGTCACGCGCCGCCGCCTGCTCGCGCAGCTGTGGACGGAGTCGATGCTGCTCGCGGTGCTGGGCGGCGCGGTGGGGCTCGCGGTGGCGCACTGGGGCGGGGCGGTGCTGCGCGCCCTGCTCCTCGAGAAGAGCGAGGCGCCGGCGGGGATGCACGATCCGCGCACGGTGTGGTTCGCCGCGGGGGCAGCGCTCGCCACCGGCGCGCTCATGGGGCTCGCGCCGATGGTGCAGGCCGGGCGCGTGCGGCTCACGTCGGATATCCGCGCGGGCGCGCGCGGCGGGATCGCGCGGCGCGAGTCGCGCCTGCGATCGGTGCTGCTGGTGGTGCAGGGCGCGCTGTGCGTGTCGTTGCTCGTCGGCGCGGGGCTGTTCGTGCGCAGCCTTCGCCACGTGCAGCAGGTGCGACTCGGCTACGACGTGGACCCGGTGCTGCTGGTGGACCTCAGCATGCGCGGGCTCAAGCTCGACAGCGCGCGCATGGTGGCGCTGCGCGGCCGGCTGCTCGACGCGGCGAAGGCGACGCCCGGCGTGCAGTCGGCGAGCCTGCGGATCTCGGTGCCGTTCTGGGACTACCGCAACCAGTCGCTGTACGTCGAGGGGATCGACTCGGTGGCGCGGCTCGGGCAGTTCTACTACAACGCGGTGGGGCCGGAGCACTTCGCGACGGTGGGCACGCGCGTGATCCGCGGCCGCGCGATCGAGCCCGGCGACCGGGACGGCGCGCCGCGCGTGATGGTGGTGAGCGAGTCGATGGCGCGCGTGCTGTGGCCGGGGAAGGATCCGTTAGGCCGCTGCGTGCGGCTGCGTGCGGACACGGCACCGTGCACGCAGGTGGTCGGCGTGGCGGAGAACATCAAGGCCGACGAGCTCGGGGCCGAGCCGGACTTCCACTACTACTACGTGCCGGCGGCGCAGTTCGCGCCGCAGACCGGGGGGCTGTTCGTGCGCGTGCGTGCGGACGCGGCGCGGATGCGCGAGACGCTGCGGGCGCGGCTGCAGCGCGAGATGCCGGGCGCGTCGTACGTGACGGTCACGCCGTTCTCGGACGCCGTGGGCGAGCGCAAGCAATCGTGGCGGCTCGGCGCGACGATGTTCGTGGCGTTCGGCGCGCTCGCGCTCGTGATCGCGGCGGTGGGCCTCTACAGTGTGATCGCCTACGACGTCGCGCAGCGCGCCCACGAGCTGAGCGTGCGGGTCGCGCTCGGCGCCCGCGCGCGCGACGTGGTGCGGCTCGTCGTGGCGCGCGGCGTGTACTTCGCGCTCGCCGGCATCGCGTTGGGCGCCGGCGCGGCGCTGCTCGCCGCGCGCCGGCTGCAGCCGCTGCTGTTCGAGCAGTCGGCGACGGATCCGTCGGTATACCTGGCGGTCGGCGCGGCGCTGCTGCTCGTCGCCGTCGCGGCGAGCGCGTCGCCGGCGCTCCGCGCCTCGCGCGCCGATCCCAACGCCGCGCTGCGTACGGAGTAG
- a CDS encoding PadR family transcriptional regulator, translated as MTTPKRELLPGTLDMLILKTLTVQAMHGYGIAQELQRRSDDVIRVEEGSLYPALQRMRQKGWITAAWGQTPNNQRARYYTITRAGRKQLGEQEAGFAELIAAIQQVLGST; from the coding sequence ATGACCACACCGAAGCGCGAGCTGCTCCCCGGCACGCTCGACATGCTCATCCTGAAGACGCTCACCGTGCAGGCGATGCACGGCTACGGCATCGCGCAGGAGCTCCAGCGCCGCTCCGACGACGTGATCCGCGTCGAGGAGGGGTCGCTCTACCCCGCCCTGCAGCGCATGCGGCAGAAGGGATGGATCACCGCAGCGTGGGGGCAGACGCCGAACAACCAGCGCGCGCGCTACTACACGATCACGCGCGCCGGCCGCAAGCAGCTCGGCGAGCAGGAGGCGGGGTTCGCGGAGCTGATCGCCGCGATCCAGCAGGTCCTGGGATCCACCTGA
- a CDS encoding TldD/PmbA family protein, translating into MSGPKSLLTAAAAPRVLSRDECEAIAKKLLSFATADETSVSVGSGTRGNTRFAVNQISTSGDAFDANVSVRSSFGRRSAAAVTNAFDDASLKAVVERAEALARLAPEDPEYVPLLGPQEYRDTPGWVDSTAGLDPAARAAAVRAVTEPARAAGLTATGFLETNAGATALANSKGLFAYARQTRVAMTTTVRTADGTGSGWAGGQANDFTRLDPAALGRTAIDKARRSVNPVAIEPGRYTVVLEPTAVGNLVQLIAGALSARAADEGRSFMSKPGGGNKIGQKVVDERVTIVSDPYDPAAPGTPFAGDGLPTQAITWIENGVVKNLAYDRYWAQKTGHAPTGGGFGAGLRMSGGDASLEDLIASTERGLLVTRFWYIRPVDPRTILYTGLTRDGTFLIENGKITKAVKNLRYNESPIFLLNNLEAMGRPVRVSASEDGSPGPAIVVPPVKARDFNFTSLSDAV; encoded by the coding sequence ATGAGCGGGCCGAAGTCGCTCCTCACGGCGGCGGCGGCGCCCCGCGTGCTCTCGCGCGACGAGTGCGAGGCGATCGCGAAGAAGCTGCTGTCGTTCGCCACGGCCGACGAGACGAGCGTCAGCGTCGGCAGCGGCACGCGCGGCAACACGCGCTTCGCCGTGAACCAGATCTCGACGTCGGGCGACGCGTTCGACGCGAACGTGAGCGTGCGCTCGTCGTTCGGGCGCCGCTCCGCCGCGGCGGTGACCAACGCGTTCGACGACGCGTCGCTGAAGGCGGTCGTGGAGCGCGCCGAGGCGCTCGCGCGGCTCGCGCCGGAGGACCCGGAGTACGTGCCGCTGTTGGGCCCGCAGGAGTACCGCGACACGCCGGGCTGGGTGGATTCGACGGCGGGCCTCGACCCCGCGGCCCGCGCGGCCGCGGTGCGCGCGGTGACGGAGCCGGCGCGGGCGGCGGGGCTCACCGCGACGGGCTTTCTGGAGACGAACGCCGGCGCGACCGCGCTCGCGAACTCGAAGGGGCTGTTCGCGTATGCGCGACAGACGCGCGTCGCGATGACGACGACCGTGCGCACGGCCGACGGCACCGGCTCGGGGTGGGCGGGGGGCCAGGCGAACGACTTCACGCGGCTCGACCCCGCCGCGTTAGGCCGCACGGCGATCGACAAGGCGCGCCGCTCGGTGAACCCGGTGGCGATCGAGCCCGGACGCTACACGGTAGTGCTGGAGCCGACGGCGGTCGGCAACCTGGTGCAGCTCATCGCCGGTGCGCTGAGCGCGCGCGCCGCCGACGAGGGACGCTCGTTCATGTCGAAGCCCGGCGGCGGCAACAAGATCGGGCAGAAGGTGGTCGACGAGCGCGTCACGATCGTCTCCGACCCGTACGATCCTGCGGCGCCGGGCACGCCGTTCGCCGGCGACGGGCTGCCGACGCAGGCGATCACGTGGATCGAGAACGGCGTCGTGAAGAACCTCGCGTACGACCGCTACTGGGCGCAGAAGACGGGACACGCGCCGACGGGCGGCGGCTTCGGCGCGGGGCTCCGCATGTCGGGCGGCGACGCGTCGCTCGAGGATCTCATCGCCTCGACGGAGCGCGGGCTGCTCGTCACGCGCTTCTGGTACATCCGCCCGGTGGATCCGCGCACGATCCTGTACACGGGGCTGACGCGCGACGGCACGTTCCTCATCGAGAACGGCAAGATCACGAAGGCGGTGAAGAACCTGCGCTACAACGAGTCGCCGATCTTCCTGCTGAACAACCTCGAGGCGATGGGCCGGCCGGTGCGGGTGAGCGCGAGCGAGGACGGGAGCCCGGGGCCGGCGATCGTGGTGCCGCCGGTGAAGGCGCGCGACTTCAACTTCACGTCGCTGTCGGACGCGGTGTAG
- a CDS encoding TldD/PmbA family protein has translation MSLHRRDFLKSSAAVAAATALGAREVTAAAPSAPPTAPGDPAIRELAMKALDAARAAGADYADVRVGRYRSQFVATRERRVQGMADSETVGVGVRTLVGGAWGFAATRELTADGVTAAARQAAAQAKANRSALVRPVTLAPVTPTPNGEWASPIKVDPFTVPVADKVALLLAANEAALKAGARFVSSALSFLREEKTFASTDGTFTVQTLFRASPNINVTAVSSDNSDFQSRNSAEIAPRGLGYEYVTDSDLVAAAGRYAAEAQEKLKAKPVDVGRYDLVLHPSNLWLTIHESVAHPTELDRALGYEANYAGTSFVAPPEKVLGTMKYGSSLMNIQADRSQVGSLAACGWDDEGVKPETYTIIRNGVVVDYQTTREQAPYLDWWYKKQGKAVRSHGNSYAQSWSDVQFQRMPNVSLLPGDKEQSYEDLIAATDRGIAIVGDGSFSIDQQRYNGQFSGQAFYEIRGGKIVGMLKDVAYQFRTPEFWGGMDMIGGKASYFLGGANNDGKGQPAQVNAVSHGCVPARFRNVNVINTGRKA, from the coding sequence GTGTCTCTCCATCGTCGCGACTTCCTGAAATCTTCCGCCGCCGTTGCGGCGGCCACCGCGCTCGGCGCGCGCGAAGTCACCGCCGCGGCTCCGAGCGCTCCGCCGACTGCCCCGGGCGACCCCGCGATCCGCGAGCTCGCCATGAAGGCGCTCGACGCCGCGCGGGCCGCGGGCGCGGACTACGCCGACGTGCGCGTCGGACGGTACCGGTCGCAGTTCGTCGCCACCCGCGAGCGGCGCGTGCAGGGCATGGCCGACTCGGAGACCGTGGGCGTGGGCGTGCGCACGCTCGTCGGCGGCGCATGGGGGTTCGCGGCGACGCGCGAGCTGACGGCGGACGGCGTGACGGCCGCGGCGCGACAGGCGGCGGCGCAGGCGAAGGCGAACCGCTCGGCGCTCGTGCGCCCGGTGACGCTCGCCCCGGTGACGCCGACGCCTAACGGCGAGTGGGCGAGCCCGATCAAGGTCGACCCGTTCACCGTGCCGGTCGCCGACAAGGTCGCGCTGCTGCTCGCCGCGAACGAGGCGGCGCTGAAGGCGGGCGCGCGGTTCGTCAGCTCGGCGCTCAGCTTCCTGCGCGAGGAGAAGACGTTCGCGTCGACCGACGGCACGTTCACCGTGCAGACGCTCTTCCGCGCGTCGCCGAACATCAACGTCACCGCTGTCTCGTCGGACAACTCCGACTTCCAGTCGCGCAACTCGGCGGAGATCGCGCCGCGGGGGCTCGGCTACGAGTACGTCACCGACAGCGACCTCGTCGCGGCCGCCGGGCGCTACGCGGCGGAGGCGCAGGAGAAGCTGAAGGCGAAGCCGGTGGACGTCGGGCGCTACGACCTCGTGCTGCACCCGTCGAACCTGTGGCTCACGATCCACGAGAGCGTCGCGCACCCGACGGAGCTGGACCGCGCGCTCGGCTACGAGGCGAACTACGCGGGGACGAGCTTCGTCGCGCCGCCGGAGAAGGTGCTGGGCACGATGAAGTACGGCTCGTCGCTCATGAACATCCAGGCCGACCGCTCGCAGGTCGGGTCGCTCGCCGCGTGCGGGTGGGACGACGAGGGCGTGAAGCCGGAGACGTACACGATCATCAGGAACGGCGTCGTCGTGGACTATCAGACGACGCGCGAGCAGGCACCGTACCTCGACTGGTGGTACAAGAAGCAGGGGAAGGCGGTGCGCTCGCACGGGAACTCGTACGCGCAGTCGTGGAGCGACGTGCAGTTCCAGCGCATGCCTAACGTCAGCCTCCTGCCGGGCGACAAGGAGCAGTCGTACGAGGACCTCATCGCGGCGACGGACCGCGGCATCGCGATCGTCGGCGACGGGTCGTTCTCGATCGACCAGCAGCGCTACAACGGGCAGTTCTCGGGACAGGCGTTCTACGAGATCCGCGGCGGCAAGATCGTCGGCATGCTGAAGGACGTGGCGTACCAGTTCCGTACGCCGGAGTTCTGGGGCGGCATGGACATGATCGGCGGCAAGGCGAGCTACTTCCTCGGCGGCGCGAACAACGACGGGAAGGGACAGCCGGCGCAGGTGAACGCGGTGAGCCACGGGTGCGTGCCGGCGCGCTTCCGCAACGTCAACGTCATCAACACGGGGAGGAAGGCATGA